aagtatttaacttaatatgaaccttattcataatattaggtaatatttatataatttgataatttctaCTTTTGCAGAGAGGAAGGTTATTAAATTAGTCTAGCTAAGATAGCCAGTTCCTGATGTATTATTTGATgactatgttattatatattgttttagtggaataaataaataccatatattataattttacatgttGCTAGGTAAGTAATTGTATGTGTAATGGTTACAAGATTtgggtttttttatatatgtaacttaAGAAACTTACACGAAAATAAGAGTGTCCCCGAACTGTTCCATTGTTCTTCCCTTTTGCTTCGTCTAATATAATACCGATCCATTTTCCAGTAGCGAAGGTAGGATACCCAACGTAAGCAATAGAGCCCTTAACTTCTTTGCCAATCACCATAACACGCTGGCCCAGCGTTAAATGTTTATCCGACATCTTCAAAAGCTTTTATCACTAGAAAATCAAGTTGAAAGTGTctcatgaaaatattaaaacgaaatatcaataaatatgtttgacattaccttaaatgtaaaaaatatttctcagcAAGAGaagcttttattaattatactagattataaattagatgttttattacataacaagAGGGTATGGTGTGATTTAAGACCATTTAAATTAGGGTAAAATGTGCATCGAGTTGAAAAGTAATTCTTTAGCAACGACAAATAAATTGAAGGCGAGTACGTCAAGAGACGTCAATGTCAAAATATGAAATCATCAGTATTCCGTTTCTCcactttattttcattacaatagaaaagccaaaaaaaatatgctatacatctaaatttttatttactcttgaagaaattattaaaaaattaaatattaaaataataataataaaataggaatTGTATTTGACATCGTTGATGTCTTTTATACTTAtatctttgtaataaaaaaaaatataaatacccaTAAACCGAAAATTCAAAATGGATTATACATTAAGCTTATATTATATCCGagagtttatttacttttaataattgctCTACTtaataaaccatttattttctatacaatacTGAacaaagtagtaaaattgtggAATTGtgtgtttcatttaaatatatcatataaatataataactcctTATATAAAGTTTCCATAAGGTACTTGTTTTTCCGATATTAAAATGAtccaatataataaacaaaattgtcatgtgattatattaaataacgtaGAATTTTAGAACAAATCAGTTTCTTGTTAAATTGTCTTTCAAAAGGGTATCAATGAATTTCCATTAAATCGAAAATAATACCAAATAGgctcttttaatgaattaattataatatttattatattataaaaacaaagctATAATAGAGTTTACGTAGTAATTGATAGAATAAATCATAAACATTTGCTTTAatagttttttcatttaaatttttttttataaagctgCTCTAATTTTACAATCTGGAATATGACAATACGAATATCATCCGCAAGAGATGACCGTACTGGACGTTAAACTGAcggttttattattcattaccaCTATAAGATCTATAAGTTATTGTCTTGTATATGTACTAACATTGCAGTACATACcgattatgattattatttttagagattCCTCCGGCATAGATATTCTACACACAGCCTTCTGGAAtctggcgtactgtcaaatataaaagataatagtaaactaatcaaagacaataagaattcgattttttattttatttatatgttatattcctAACACTGACATAGTCTGGTAGCGTATTTGATCCGTACCGACGAAGGCCAAGAATTTTACTGGCAAGAAACCTGCATAACTCCACCCCTTGGTCTGATTGCCATTCTGAAGATTTTCCACGTGTATAAAAAAGTGGCTAGCTTGTAAGGCCACAGATGTCTagatgcaaataaaatatactagatTTTTACTGATAAGTTATTATCGATAGCAATCCGAGATCAAAATCATAGCGTCATATGACAAAATACCTCAAGAGGCCGTTGgttcaactttatttttatagataataagtTTTCTATAAAAGTctcaaattaattgaaaaggGAAAcatgcttaataaataaatcttcaagaataaaattgtaagaGTAGCAATTGCTACGTTCCCGCACAAAAGGGGGCCCCATATTTAAGCCCACTAATCTTTACCTGAGCgtgattttttacataatttgtgTAGTATCATCTGTTTTCAATTGCTAGTTTCTCATCAAAATTACTCTAAATTACCAGACAATCTCGTCTCTGGTTGTATATACTTGTCAAAGCCTAGCAGAGTTTATAGTATTCTACTAGAATAATTATTACCAACAAAAATTTAACTAGTATTGAATTTACCACTTTGTACTTAACAATCCATAGTAGATCAAGCGCTGCCCTAGACTATAATAATTGAATGCCtaatattcaatgattattgtctaagtttaaattatagtcGAACTTTTAGTAAGAATAAGTATTTTTACTACAAGTACTCGtacttgtattaaaatatattataccaataTACCAAATTTAAAAGTCGAATTGCAAGATATACTGTTTCTGTGGAAATCAGTACAATATAATACCGTGTCCGCAGACCGTAGCCATGCATACGAGTACTGTACAAGTGTACAATGGTGCAATGCACCATTATACTACTGCTTGCAGGGGTTAGGAAATTGtcgtagaatataaaaaaataaatatttattgaataataatctgtctaataacatattatgattattactttaaaaacaagCATAATATTTTCTGccacttgtatttaaaaaaactaaaatatttatgcataCGTAAATAATGCTGCCAGCCTCGtgcttaatatttgtattttgtacttACCACGCGTCCTCCGCATTTTacagtttcaatttattttatttaaatatcgccTAGCtacttattattgtataactttaataactttatttccgaagaaaaattcttgttttttttgttatattatattaatcaggATAATTGAAGTAAGTTACCATTGTTTGTTTTCGAgcaatttttaactaaaaaatgttaatttcataTGTAGGAATCGAACctgttattattgaaattaaaggCAATACGGCTCAGCTATCGGTAGATCTAAACGAAGACGTTATTTGATAGAAATATCAAAAGATCATCagatttgaaacattttttttaataattgatccACCGaccaaattacaatttttagttTTGCTGTCGTATTTTAATCTCATTTTGTCAAATGTATTGGAATCATCATAAATTCAATCGAATCAGCAccctaatttattataatgatgacAAAGAAACCAATTTATTCATGAAACAATGACGCATGAAGCGGTTTCATAAGATAGAATTGTTTGAAGTAAGTCATCAAAATAATGAAGTAGCTGACCTCAGCCTTGTCATGAGTCACGTAGATCGTGATACACTGCTTCCTTAAACTCATACGCAAGCATTGGCTGTCATATTTAAATgcaatagttaaatattttagaatgaagttctattaataaattattcatctaTTGTTactaattttagaatataattaggATGTGTTTATACTCATCGTTAACTTAAAATAACCTcaaattttcgaatatttttattgtgatatacaaataaaaagcaAAGAAGGCTTGATTTATACTTTCACATGGTAATCTTTAACTTTCttgaatgcaattttttttttaagtgaataattttaattaggtcaaaatctcgatttttttttaatctgtcgaTATCATTCGGTGTTGATACCGTAGTTACGTAcatatcttttattaatgtcaTTAAAGTAGTTTATTTGTACAGTTGATAATACGATGGCCTCGtctataaattatgataacgAGTCATTTAATATACCATTTACTTAACACAAATATTAGTTGTAACAATAAGTATGACGGAAGAAAACTCATTTAGCGTGACAGATCCGCAAGGAATTTAACCACTTAGCTCGCCCCGCCTACTTTCACTGTTATTCATAACTAATCCCGTTATAGGACCGAGGACGCTAACCGCCACCGATGCATAAATGATTAAATGAAAGACACACATacaaaaacatgttttaataattgagacacaccatattattattattacagcaatttataataatgtcgtaaaaaacaaaaatgattattgACTATTTCGTTCGGCGTTGATTGCAACTAAGGCTGTCCGAGTTAGAGACGGCGTCGAtattcaaaattacatttatgataCATTAAGTTAAGGGAGACAGCAAGGCACAGGGCGCGAGAGGCCGTATGGCCTCAATCCAATGGTCTCTGTAAACGTCGGTACTTTCTAAATACATATTCGATAGGGTTATAACGCGCACGCTCTCATAATATTAGAAGAACTATGATGATGTCACGGCGATGGACATGTTACGTGTCGGTGATGCGGCTTAGAAGCCGTGCACTTTGAGTTGCTCGGGCTTCACGAGTCCCGATTTGGTGAGCCACTGACAAATGTTCTCGCGTTGGTCGCCTTGCAACTGCAGCACCTCGCCGTACTCCGGGTGCTCCACGACCGTTCCGTTGCACGCGAACTCCTTCTTGCATGCCCGCACGATCTTTTTCAGGTCATATTCTGACGAGAGGCCTTGCACCGTTGTTAGCGTCTTACGCCCGTTCCGTTGCTGGATTCGGACGTGGACTAATCCATCTTGTACGTCGTCTTCCGAGCTTTTGATAGCATCGGCGAATGGGTCGAATGTGTTGAGATTCTGGATGGACATACGATTGAACGTCTCTACTCTTTGTTGTAACGAAACGCTGCGATACGACGCACGAACACTATAAATGTCACTGATAAGTCTTTGTGGTTAGACGCGCTGACAATGCAACGACCAATTTACGCAAACTCCAAAATGTAATGGCGGATGATATGGCGACTGGACCAAAAAATGAGATTGTCACGCGGAGGCGGAAATAATTATCGATCGAGACCATAAACAAACATGGTTTGTTTTTCGAATAAAGCTTGccatatactttattgaaataaaattatcggtttattttttataaattattttataataaatagtttaatctTTTAATTGTGCATATAACTTTGGTACGTAATCGTCATATTTTGCCACGAAAAAGTTACCAGCTATAGGCGGACCTAATTTGAATTGTTGAGCAAATTTGGAAATCGAAAATTTTCCCCTATTCGATCCTGAATTATTAGGGAGTTTTTTTACTTTCGAAAAGTCACATTTTTCGGGTTGCTTGTAAACTAAAAATACATAGCGATGTAAACCAGTTCCTTTAGGTGGTCCAGATCCAATGTAATCAGAAAGAACTTCACCTTTATTAATATCTCCACCATAAACATTTCCAATAAGCCAATGATGCCATTCTCGAAACTTTGGATTTTCGCGACTTGGAGCATCAGGGTCCACTAAAGCTAAAGTGTAATATTCGGTATCTTTGGTTGCCCATTTTACCGTAGGTTTATCCTTGACTTGCGTAGGAGTTAATTCTTTTCCTAAGTCGACAATAATATTACCACGATACTGAATATCTAATAGTTCAGATGGAGCTGTTGTCAATATATCAGGCACTATACAGTGCTTTTTAAATGCACTTTGAATATCAGTCATTTTTATATCACTTGTTAGTTGTAGTATGCAgaaacaaattacaataaatagaaCGCAGCAGTCGTTATAAATCtttgtaaaacattaattgcttaaataacaatattttatttagttgccAGGTAACCAGATTcacaaaaattatgtaatattttttaaataattatcaattaattgtaacaagatatttttcatttaatattattaacatggataatttttaatatttgaattcataataataaattaatttaatgtttttattaacagtattgtctatgaatatttattatcgtCCATTTTATGTAATCTGGATTTTTgccacagataatattttattggttcaTGATCATAATGAATCGGTATTCGCTAttctattaactttattttgaatCAAGATAATTTCGgtttataatcttttataacaaaaataatagaaaataaaatttttgataatatactttttattatataagaatgacTATTAAAGTACTAGTAATGGCATTTTAATCTATCAGTGTTATTAAgaatcacaaattaaataaataaaacaacattttaagtttttaatttactcttAGCATCTGTTAACATCGCCTGCACTGTTAAAGGTTTTCTCAGCTTCCTTCCCACACTGTCCGCTTTCAGCTGCAGCACAACATTCTGAGTGTTCTTTACATTCTGTCTCAAATTATCAACCCTTTTCTGACTATTTGTTATTTCATCCTTAAACTCATCAACTTCCTTCATCAtatcttcaatatttatattaggtataGCACTTTTGGACTTAAAACGGTAGTTTGATATTGTTTCTATTTGCAAATtaagcattttattttctacaaGAGACATTTTTTGTTCGTAATCAATACACATTTTACCGAACCTCTTACGGGACTCCACAACTACATTCAGAAGATGCTCACATTTATCTTCTAAGGACATTTCATCAGTTTCTGAAATTAAaaccatattattttaaataaactaagaaaTGTCATATATATCTATGTCAATGCTATATAGATTAACATTTTCCACTTCAGCAGCAAGCACAGACCCCCCAAAAACACTTGACAAAATATTTCTCTATAGTATATAATAGG
Above is a genomic segment from Vanessa tameamea isolate UH-Manoa-2023 chromosome 29, ilVanTame1 primary haplotype, whole genome shotgun sequence containing:
- the LOC113393865 gene encoding eukaryotic translation initiation factor eIF1, which gives rise to MSIQNLNTFDPFADAIKSSEDDVQDGLVHVRIQQRNGRKTLTTVQGLSSEYDLKKIVRACKKEFACNGTVVEHPEYGEVLQLQGDQRENICQWLTKSGLVKPEQLKVHGF
- the LOC113393864 gene encoding protein D3-like; this translates as MTDIQSAFKKHCIVPDILTTAPSELLDIQYRGNIIVDLGKELTPTQVKDKPTVKWATKDTEYYTLALVDPDAPSRENPKFREWHHWLIGNVYGGDINKGEVLSDYIGSGPPKGTGLHRYVFLVYKQPEKCDFSKVKKLPNNSGSNRGKFSISKFAQQFKLGPPIAGNFFVAKYDDYVPKLYAQLKD